A single Pan troglodytes isolate AG18354 chromosome 19, NHGRI_mPanTro3-v2.0_pri, whole genome shotgun sequence DNA region contains:
- the PL-D gene encoding LOW QUALITY PROTEIN: placental lactogen PL-D (The sequence of the model RefSeq protein was modified relative to this genomic sequence to represent the inferred CDS: substituted 1 base at 1 genomic stop codon), translated as MAPGSRTSLLLAFALLCLPWLQEAGAVQTVPLSRLFDHAMLQAHRAHQLAIDTYQEFEEAYIPKDQKYSFLHDSQTSFCFSDSIPTPSNMEETQHKSMSGCRLPXAGMGETCGQSSRAAQPLPVLPLQNLELLRISLLLIESWLEPVRFLRSMFANNLVYDTSDSDDYHLLKDLEEGIQTLMRRLEDGSRRTGQILKQTYSKFDTNSHNHDALLKNYGLLHCFRKDMDKVETFLRMVQCRSVEGSCGF; from the exons ATGGCTCCAG GCTCCCGGACATCCCTGCTCCTGGCTTTTGCCCTGCTCTGCCTGCCCTGGCTTCAAGAGGCTGGTGCCGTCCAAACCGTTCCGTTATCCAGGCTTTTTGACCACGCTATGCTCCAAGCCCATCGCGCGCACCAGCTGGCCATTGACACCTACCAGGAGTTT GAAGAAGCCTATATCCCAAAGGACCAGAAGTATTCATTCCTGCATGACTCCCAGACCTCCTTCTGCTTCTCAGACTCTATTCCGACACCCTCCAACATGGAGGAAACGCAACATAAATCCATGAGTGGATGCCGTCTCCCCTAGGCGGGGATGGGGGAGACCTGTGGTCAGAGCTCCCGGGCAGCACAGCCACTGCCGGTCCTTCCCCTGCAGAATCTAGAGCTGCTCCGCATCTCCCTGCTGCTCATCGAGTCGTGGCTGGAGCCTGTGCGGTTCCTCAGGAGTATGTTCGCCAACAACTTGGTGTATGACACCTCGGACAGCGATGACTATCACCTCCTAAAGGACCTAGAGGAAGGCATCCAAACACTGATGCGG AGGCTGGAAGACGGCAGCCGCCGGACTGGGCAGATCCTCAAGCAGACCTACAGCAAGTTTGACACAAACTCGCACAACCATGACGCACTGCTCAAGAACTACGGGCTGCTCCACTGCTTCAGGAAGGACATGGACAAGGTCGAGACATTCCTGCGCATGGTGCAGTGCCGCTCTGTGGAGGGCAGCTGTGGCTTCTAG